Below is a window of Chlamydiota bacterium DNA.
ACGAGCGGTTCCGCACGAATGTGGGCCTCACCGAACGCGATTTCGACAGGGGAAACCGCGCCTATGCGTTCGGCCGCTTCACCGCGCCCATTCCCTGAGGGAGGACGGCAGTGCGCGTGCGCAGCCTGGTCGTGTACCGTGTCCGGGTCCCGTTCAGAACCGTCTTCAGCCACGCCCGCGCCTCCCGCGCCGAGACCGACAACGTCGTTGTCGAGGCGGTCACCGACGCCGGGGTGCGCGGGTTCGGCGAGGGGGTGCCGAGGGAGTACGTGACCGGCGAGACCCCCGCGTCGGCGATCGACTATCTCCGGACGCTCGACCTCGCCTTCCTCTCCGCGGGCTGGGGTTCCGCGGGGGAGGCCGTTCGGGCGCTGCGCGCCTGGGAGAAGGGGGCGGAGGAGCGCGGCGGGATATTCCCGGGCGCGGCGCGGTGCGCCTTGTCGCTGGCGCTCCTCGACGCGGCGGGGAAGGCCTGGAAGGTCGGCGCGGAAGCCCTCTGCGCGGAGGCCGCCGGGGCGGGCGCGGCGGGGGGGGCGCCTGAACGGGTGCGCTACAGCGCCGTCTGCTCGGGCGGGGAGCCGCGCGCGGTCGCACTCTCCTGCCTGAAATTCAGGCTCTACGGCTTCGCGGCCGTGAAGCTCAAGGTCGGGTGGGGGGAGGAGCGCGACGTCGCCCTCGTGCGCCTCGCGAGGAGGCTGCTCGGGCGGCGGACCGATATCCGGGTGGACGCCAACGGCAGGTGGAATTTCGACACCGCGAGGCGTCTGATCCCCCGCCTCGGCGGGTTCGGCGTCTCGTCGGTGGAGGAGCCGCTCGCTCCGGAAGAGCGGGGCCGGCTCCCCGAGCTCAGGCGGGCAGCCGGGGTGCCGCTGATGCTCGACGAGTCCGTGCGCTCGAGCGCGGAGCTGCGCCGTCTCGCGGAGGCCGGCGCGTGCGACCTCGTGAATATCCGCCTCTCGAAGTGCGGCGGGATCTTCGCGTCGCTGGCGCTCGCGGCGCAGGCGCGGGCGTCGGGGCTCGGGTTTCAGATGGGGTGCCAGGTGGGCGAGAGCGGGCTCCTCTCCGCGGCGGGGCGCCTGTTCGCGTTCCTCGCCCCGGATGCGCGCCACCTCGAGGGCTCGTACGACAGGCACCTGCTGCGGGAGAATCTGGTCGCCGAGGACGTTACCTTCGGCCGCGGCGGGTGGGCGCGGCGGCTGCCGGGCGCGGGGCTCGGCGTGACAATCGACCCTCAGGCGCTGGACCGATGC
It encodes the following:
- a CDS encoding dipeptide epimerase; translated protein: MRVRSLVVYRVRVPFRTVFSHARASRAETDNVVVEAVTDAGVRGFGEGVPREYVTGETPASAIDYLRTLDLAFLSAGWGSAGEAVRALRAWEKGAEERGGIFPGAARCALSLALLDAAGKAWKVGAEALCAEAAGAGAAGGAPERVRYSAVCSGGEPRAVALSCLKFRLYGFAAVKLKVGWGEERDVALVRLARRLLGRRTDIRVDANGRWNFDTARRLIPRLGGFGVSSVEEPLAPEERGRLPELRRAAGVPLMLDESVRSSAELRRLAEAGACDLVNIRLSKCGGIFASLALAAQARASGLGFQMGCQVGESGLLSAAGRLFAFLAPDARHLEGSYDRHLLRENLVAEDVTFGRGGWARRLPGAGLGVTIDPQALDRCAAERLQLTL